A single genomic interval of Helianthus annuus cultivar XRQ/B chromosome 13, HanXRQr2.0-SUNRISE, whole genome shotgun sequence harbors:
- the LOC110898678 gene encoding uncharacterized protein LOC110898678 — translation MLLCTTVTRVKDWQGVEYGFNFRAYEDILQGEALNALSVDVVGSMISCGDHEIFDRPAKETKKMNFDIEDLDGKVLRCTVWNGYALQIKDFISKIPPHEHVMVVLLHGKCKEWKGEYTVQSDKFATRIFLNQEIDEVDELRRRHILKFGQGSSSTSQTILSSQSIFPLHKEFVTEGVKKHVDEISEIEEEMSCVVVATIKIVQEEYGWFYAACRKCFKKVMAKSEYLQNVENVSDDILRLPATSLVCIRCHIECTSVTTKFKVQVRVQDESGSVSFVMFDRDVQKLLGLAASDIRERQVKANDTGFPHEIFRLVDKKAAFKIDVSEFNLKNDYRVYTVQKTTEGPVIIAELVGGDGNGDENTDEVTQEVANVKDVNLSDSSQVSAERTSRLFCDLLEGCCLC, via the exons ATGCTGCT ATGCACAACTGTTACTCGTGTGAAAGATTGGCAAGGTGTTGAGTATGGTTTCAATTTCAGAGCTTATGAAGATATTCTTCAAGGAGAGGCGTTAAACGCTTTGAGTGTTG ATGTTGTTGGATCTATGATTTCTTGTGGAGATCATGAAATCTTTGATCGACCTGCAAAGGAGACTAAGAAGATGAATTTCGATATTGAAGATTTGGA TGGTAAGGTTTTGCGGTGTACTGTGTGGAATGGTTATGCTCTGCAGATTAAGGACTTCATTTCTAAAATCCCACCTCATGAGCATGTGATGGTTGTTCTACTCCATGGAAAGTGTAAGGAATGGAAAG GTGAATATACTGTTCAAAGTGACAAGTTTGCAACACGAATTTTTCTGAATCAAGAAATTGATGAAGTTGATGAGCTAAGGAGGAG GCATATATTGAAGTTTGGACAAGGGAGTAGTTCTACTTCTCAGACGATACTATCGTCTCAGAGTATTTTTCCATTACATAAAGAATTTGTAACTGAAGGTgtgaagaaacatgttgatgagatTAGCGAGATAGAAGAG GAAATGTCTTGTGTTGTGGTTGCGACAATTAAGATTGTGCAAGAAGAGTATGGTTGGTTTTATGCTGCCTGTCGTAAGTGTTTCAAGAAGGTGATGGCTAAAAGTGAATACTTGCAGAATGTTGAGAATGTTTCAGATGATATTCTTCGATTGCCTGCGACTTCTTTGGTTTGTATCAGATGTCATATTGAATGTACATCGGTCACCACAAA GTTCAAGGTGCAAGTGCGGGTGCAGGATGAGAGTGGTAGTGTTTCTTTTGTTATGTTTGATAGAGATGTTCAGAAGCTTCTTGGATTAGCAGCGAGTGACATAAGAGAGAGGCAGGTTAAGGCCAATGATACTGGATTCCCTCATGAGATATTTCGATTGGTTGATAAGAAGGCTGCTTTTAAGATTGATGTTTCAGAGTTCAATCTTAAAAATGACTATCGTGTTTATACTGTGCAAAAAACAACTGAGGGTCCAGTAATAATTGCTGAGTTGGTTGGTGGAGATGGTAATGGTGATGAAAATACTGATGAG GTTACTCAAGAGGTAGCTAACGTTAAAGACGTTAATCTTTCAGACTCTTCTCAGGTGTCTGCTGAACGAACTTCAAGG TTGTTTTGTGATCTGTTGGAAGGATGTTGTCTCTGTTAA